The following proteins are co-located in the Desulfatitalea tepidiphila genome:
- a CDS encoding lysophospholipid acyltransferase family protein, whose product MNTYKNSMHVLLFTFLYALGLIPRRWSSAIANAIGTIWYAVDKGHRDIAHENMARVYGDKKSRVEIRSATRRSFGQIAQIPFEMGWALRMNRQDFMRHCKITGLPNLRRAFAKGKGVLILTLHIGNWELLPMAYIDSGLNVSMVYRPLDFKPADEFILNYRSRHGAQPIPKKKSMRRILKALAQRDCVGILLDQTAGMKAGILLEFFDHPAWTNKGLALLASKTQAPVITSFLIRNGLNYEVHIGPEIPLVHTGRKEDDVRINTQRYNQALEEIIRKYPEQWLWMHRRWKQRGKKRKIKNVS is encoded by the coding sequence ATGAACACTTATAAAAATTCAATGCACGTGCTTCTGTTTACCTTTTTATACGCCTTGGGGCTTATCCCCCGGAGATGGTCGTCCGCCATTGCCAATGCAATAGGGACTATATGGTATGCTGTGGACAAAGGCCATAGAGATATAGCCCATGAAAACATGGCCAGAGTGTACGGTGACAAGAAGAGTCGGGTGGAAATTAGAAGCGCCACACGCCGTAGTTTTGGCCAGATTGCCCAAATTCCGTTTGAAATGGGGTGGGCCTTGAGAATGAACAGGCAGGATTTCATGCGGCACTGCAAGATCACGGGGCTGCCGAATTTGCGCCGGGCATTCGCCAAGGGCAAAGGCGTGTTGATCCTTACGCTTCACATCGGCAATTGGGAATTGCTACCTATGGCTTATATCGACAGCGGTTTGAATGTAAGTATGGTTTATCGGCCCTTGGACTTCAAACCTGCCGACGAGTTCATACTCAATTATCGTTCCAGACATGGGGCTCAGCCGATTCCTAAAAAGAAGTCCATGCGCCGGATATTAAAAGCTTTAGCACAGAGAGATTGCGTGGGCATATTGCTAGATCAGACAGCAGGCATGAAGGCTGGAATCTTGCTGGAGTTTTTTGACCATCCGGCGTGGACCAACAAAGGCCTGGCGCTGTTGGCCTCAAAGACCCAGGCGCCGGTGATCACTTCATTCCTGATACGTAATGGCCTGAATTATGAAGTCCATATCGGTCCGGAAATCCCACTGGTTCACACCGGCAGAAAAGAAGATGATGTTCGAATCAATACGCAGCGTTATAATCAAGCACTGGAGGAGATCATCCGCAAATATCCAGAACAATGGCTCTGGATGCACCGGCGATGGAAACAGAGAGGGAAAAAACGCAAAATCAAAAACGTATCATAA
- the msbA gene encoding lipid A export permease/ATP-binding protein MsbA — MKFPFKFEFQPRHKKLLALIKQNAGRLIMAGLCSVVISATTSAMGYLTKPVIDDIFMNKNAAGLFLLPLAILVVFLFRGFGEYGYEYFMNYVGENVIRRLRDELYDKIQDLPLSYFQKERTGVLMSRITNDVNQLKNMVSTAVAGVLRDTTSVLGLMGVILYLNWRMALLAFVVLPIAFYPVFLLGRRVRKISTGCQVAMAELTAFLHETLAGTKIVKAFGMETHEKQRFFGKTADLFRLEIKGVKVRAIASPLMEIIAGIGIALVIWYGGWEVIKDKTTPGAFISFLTCVILLYEPIKKLSKLNTKVQSGLAATDRIYDVIETPNNIPDPVIPQTIPDTDTHSIHFNQVEFSYEDKPVLKGIDLSMDPGKVLALVGMSGGGKSTIANLIPRFFDVTDGSITLDGIDIREFKASDLRRQIAIVTQEPILFNETVRDNIRYGNRQAPDDAVEAAARAAYAHDFIQRFPKGYDTMIGELGGRLSGGERQRLCIARALIKDAPILILDEATSALDSEAEGIVQKALENLMKGRTTLVIAHRLSTISGADRIAVVVDGRIVETGTHTELLESGGEYAKLYEIQFADKQVNGADSNIPFL, encoded by the coding sequence TTGAAATTTCCATTTAAATTCGAATTCCAACCGCGCCACAAAAAATTGCTGGCATTGATCAAACAGAACGCGGGACGTTTGATAATGGCAGGGCTGTGTAGTGTGGTCATATCGGCCACCACCAGCGCCATGGGCTATCTGACCAAACCGGTGATCGACGACATTTTCATGAACAAGAATGCCGCCGGACTTTTTTTACTGCCGTTGGCTATACTCGTGGTCTTTCTATTCAGAGGCTTTGGAGAATATGGTTACGAATATTTCATGAATTATGTCGGCGAGAACGTCATCCGTCGTCTGCGTGATGAACTTTATGACAAGATTCAGGACCTGCCGCTCTCCTATTTTCAAAAAGAGCGCACCGGTGTCCTGATGTCCAGGATCACGAACGACGTGAACCAGCTTAAAAATATGGTATCCACCGCAGTGGCCGGAGTTCTGCGCGATACGACATCGGTTCTCGGCCTTATGGGGGTGATCCTATATCTGAACTGGCGAATGGCGCTTCTGGCTTTTGTCGTGCTGCCCATCGCCTTCTACCCTGTCTTTCTGTTGGGCCGTCGGGTCAGAAAAATCAGCACGGGTTGCCAAGTGGCGATGGCCGAACTGACCGCCTTTTTGCATGAAACCCTCGCCGGAACGAAGATCGTCAAAGCGTTCGGCATGGAAACGCACGAAAAGCAGCGGTTCTTCGGCAAGACCGCCGATCTTTTCAGATTGGAAATCAAAGGCGTTAAGGTTCGCGCCATCGCCTCTCCACTGATGGAAATTATCGCCGGCATCGGCATCGCTTTGGTGATCTGGTACGGCGGGTGGGAGGTAATCAAGGATAAAACCACCCCAGGTGCATTCATCAGCTTTCTGACCTGCGTCATCTTGCTTTACGAACCGATCAAAAAACTCAGCAAGCTCAACACTAAAGTTCAGAGCGGATTGGCCGCAACCGATCGAATCTACGATGTCATCGAAACACCGAACAATATTCCCGATCCGGTAATTCCGCAGACCATTCCCGACACCGACACCCATAGCATCCATTTCAATCAGGTCGAGTTCAGTTACGAAGATAAACCAGTCCTCAAAGGCATCGACCTCAGCATGGATCCAGGCAAGGTGTTGGCTTTGGTGGGCATGAGCGGAGGCGGTAAGAGTACCATAGCCAATTTGATTCCCAGGTTTTTTGACGTAACGGACGGATCGATCACCCTGGACGGCATCGACATCCGCGAATTCAAGGCCTCCGACCTGCGCCGACAAATTGCAATTGTTACACAAGAACCAATTTTATTCAATGAAACCGTGCGGGACAACATCCGTTACGGCAATCGACAGGCCCCGGACGATGCGGTTGAAGCCGCAGCGCGGGCGGCTTACGCCCATGATTTCATCCAGCGTTTTCCCAAAGGCTACGACACGATGATCGGAGAATTGGGGGGGCGTCTTTCCGGTGGTGAAAGGCAGCGCCTCTGTATCGCCAGGGCGCTTATCAAGGATGCTCCGATACTCATCTTAGATGAAGCAACATCTGCGTTGGATTCTGAAGCGGAGGGTATCGTTCAGAAAGCGCTGGAAAACCTGATGAAGGGACGAACCACGCTGGTCATCGCCCATCGACTTTCCACCATATCAGGAGCGGACCGCATCGCCGTAGTGGTCGATGGCCGCATCGTCGAGACCGGCACCCATACCGAATTACTTGAAAGCGGTGGGGAGTACGCTAAGTTGTATGAGATTCAGTTCGCGGATAAGCAAGTCAATGGCGCGGACTCAAACATACCCTTTTTATGA
- a CDS encoding D-sedoheptulose-7-phosphate isomerase yields the protein MFAEILERHLACFKQLPDLEREVDDIAKRLSGVIAGGHKVLICGNGGSAADAQHFAAELIGRFENERAAWPAVALTTDTSILTAVGNDYGFDQVFARQVQGLGRSGDALIGISTSGNSGNVIQAVQEARKLGMYTVGLLGKCGGAIKPLVDSAIVIDDPATARIQEAHSFILHYWALVIENRICAARSE from the coding sequence ATGTTTGCGGAAATCTTGGAACGCCATCTGGCGTGCTTTAAGCAACTGCCGGACCTGGAGCGAGAGGTCGACGATATCGCCAAACGCCTGAGCGGCGTGATCGCCGGCGGTCATAAGGTTCTCATCTGCGGAAACGGTGGATCGGCCGCCGACGCCCAGCATTTCGCCGCCGAGCTGATCGGTCGTTTCGAAAATGAGCGGGCGGCCTGGCCGGCGGTGGCCCTGACCACCGATACCTCGATTCTGACGGCCGTTGGCAACGATTACGGTTTTGACCAGGTATTTGCCCGTCAAGTGCAAGGGTTGGGGCGGTCCGGCGACGCGCTTATCGGCATTTCCACATCGGGGAATTCCGGCAACGTGATTCAGGCCGTTCAGGAAGCCAGAAAACTGGGAATGTATACCGTGGGGTTGCTGGGCAAGTGCGGCGGCGCCATTAAGCCGCTGGTGGATTCGGCCATCGTCATCGACGATCCCGCCACTGCGCGCATCCAGGAGGCCCATAGTTTTATTCTCCACTACTGGGCCCTGGTGATCGAAAACCGCATCTGCGCCGCACGGTCAGAGTAA
- the hldE gene encoding bifunctional D-glycero-beta-D-manno-heptose-7-phosphate kinase/D-glycero-beta-D-manno-heptose 1-phosphate adenylyltransferase HldE: protein MPILFEEADILVVGDVMLDRYVWGQVKRISPEAPVPVVQAQRTTETLGGAGNVAYNLAALNCRVSLIGVCGADPTARSLRDLLTAKKIDDLLLADPARPTTTKTRIMAHKQQILRLDDEQVRPMDAEIIAGIRNAFSTGLERCKAVVLSDYGKGVLAETSFVQEMIQACRSRSIPVLVDPKGMDWQRYRGASGVTPNTAELEMVAGSALETDEAGLIAAAEQTRERYGLEWLLVTRGAKGMCLVRSDTTPLLIPAQAREVFDVSGAGDTVIATLAAALSVGTPLADAARIANQAAGIVVGKLGTQPILASELATALHFNDQRRFFPYSAAKLSDVPAATEKIGQWRAAGERVVFTNGCFDLLHPGHISLLYKARSLGDRLVVGLNTDASIKRLKGSGRPILSEHDRAAMLGALACVDLVVAFDEDTPIELIKALQPDILVKGSDYKPDQVVGKEVVESYGGSVQLVDLVEGYSTTRLTEKVILEYQRRSTRIDAK, encoded by the coding sequence ATGCCAATCTTATTTGAAGAAGCGGATATTCTCGTGGTCGGCGACGTGATGCTGGACCGCTATGTCTGGGGCCAGGTCAAACGCATATCACCCGAAGCGCCGGTACCTGTGGTACAGGCCCAGCGCACCACGGAAACCTTGGGCGGCGCGGGCAATGTGGCATATAATCTGGCCGCTTTGAATTGCCGGGTGAGCCTCATCGGTGTGTGTGGCGCGGACCCGACCGCTCGATCGCTGCGCGATCTGCTCACCGCCAAGAAGATAGACGATCTTCTGCTCGCGGATCCGGCGCGGCCGACGACCACCAAGACCCGCATCATGGCCCATAAGCAACAGATACTCCGCCTGGACGACGAGCAGGTCCGTCCCATGGATGCGGAGATCATCGCCGGGATTCGAAATGCCTTTTCAACCGGATTGGAGCGCTGCAAGGCGGTGGTCCTTTCGGACTACGGCAAAGGCGTATTAGCGGAGACTTCTTTTGTCCAGGAGATGATTCAGGCCTGCCGCAGCCGTTCGATTCCCGTACTGGTGGATCCCAAGGGCATGGATTGGCAGCGCTACCGCGGGGCCTCGGGCGTTACCCCCAATACGGCCGAGTTGGAGATGGTGGCCGGTTCTGCCCTGGAGACCGATGAAGCCGGATTGATCGCTGCGGCCGAGCAGACCCGAGAACGTTACGGCCTGGAATGGTTGCTGGTTACCCGCGGGGCAAAAGGCATGTGCCTCGTCCGGTCCGATACGACACCGCTTCTCATTCCAGCTCAGGCACGGGAAGTTTTTGACGTGTCGGGTGCCGGCGATACGGTCATCGCCACCCTGGCCGCGGCGCTGAGTGTCGGCACGCCGCTGGCCGATGCCGCCCGGATCGCCAATCAAGCAGCCGGGATCGTTGTCGGCAAGCTGGGCACCCAGCCCATCCTGGCGTCTGAGCTGGCTACGGCCCTGCACTTCAACGACCAGCGTCGCTTTTTTCCCTATTCTGCGGCCAAGTTGTCCGATGTGCCGGCTGCCACGGAAAAGATCGGCCAGTGGCGTGCCGCTGGAGAACGCGTGGTTTTTACCAACGGCTGTTTCGATCTGCTGCATCCCGGCCATATCAGCCTGCTCTACAAAGCCCGCTCACTGGGCGATCGCCTGGTGGTGGGGCTCAATACCGATGCCTCGATCAAACGGTTGAAGGGCAGCGGCCGTCCGATATTATCGGAACACGATCGTGCGGCCATGTTGGGCGCCCTGGCATGTGTGGATTTGGTGGTGGCCTTTGACGAAGATACGCCCATCGAACTCATCAAAGCCTTGCAGCCGGATATTTTGGTCAAAGGATCGGATTACAAGCCCGACCAGGTGGTGGGTAAAGAGGTGGTCGAGTCGTATGGCGGATCGGTCCAACTGGTGGATCTCGTGGAGGGCTACAGCACCACCCGCTTGACCGAGAAGGTGATCTTGGAATATCAGCGGCGGAGCACCCGAATTGACGCCAAGTAG
- a CDS encoding UDP-glucuronic acid decarboxylase family protein: MHLSKRIMVTGGCGFLGSHLCERLLEQGHDVLCVDNCFTGTKRNIRHLLNHPDFEFIRHDVTFPLYLEVDEIYNMACPASPIHYQFDPVQTTKTSVHGAINMLGLAKRVRARILQASTSEVYGDPEVHPQPESYWGRVNPIGIRSCYDEGKRCAETLFFDYYRQHRLKIKVARIFNTYGPRMHPNDGRVVSNFIVQALKNEPITVFGQGQQTRSFCYVDDLIEGLIGLMNSSDEMIGPVNLGNPAEFTIMELARKVIELTGSASEVIYKPLPQDDPRQRKPDIALARKELQWQPVVGLDEGLKKTIAYFERLLEEENR, from the coding sequence ATGCATCTGTCCAAACGGATCATGGTCACCGGGGGTTGTGGATTTCTCGGGTCCCACCTGTGCGAACGGCTGCTTGAACAGGGCCATGATGTATTGTGTGTGGACAACTGCTTCACGGGCACCAAACGCAACATCCGCCATTTGCTGAATCATCCCGATTTCGAATTCATCCGGCATGATGTGACTTTTCCACTCTACCTCGAAGTGGACGAAATATACAACATGGCCTGCCCGGCCTCACCCATCCACTACCAGTTCGACCCGGTGCAGACGACCAAAACGAGTGTCCACGGCGCCATCAACATGCTCGGCTTGGCCAAGCGGGTGAGGGCCAGGATTCTCCAGGCCTCCACCAGCGAGGTCTACGGGGATCCGGAGGTACATCCCCAGCCGGAATCCTATTGGGGCCGGGTCAATCCCATTGGCATCCGTTCATGCTACGATGAGGGCAAACGCTGCGCCGAGACTCTTTTCTTCGACTATTACCGGCAGCATCGCTTGAAAATCAAAGTGGCACGCATCTTCAACACCTATGGTCCCCGCATGCACCCCAACGACGGCCGGGTGGTTTCCAACTTCATCGTGCAGGCCCTTAAAAACGAGCCGATCACCGTTTTCGGTCAGGGGCAACAGACCCGCTCATTCTGTTATGTCGACGACTTGATCGAGGGATTGATCGGGTTGATGAATTCTTCCGATGAGATGATCGGACCGGTCAACCTGGGCAACCCGGCCGAGTTCACCATCATGGAACTGGCCCGTAAGGTGATCGAGTTAACGGGCAGCGCTTCCGAGGTGATTTACAAACCCTTACCACAGGACGATCCACGCCAACGCAAACCCGACATCGCGCTGGCTCGCAAGGAGCTTCAATGGCAACCGGTGGTCGGCCTGGATGAGGGGCTGAAAAAAACCATTGCCTACTTTGAACGGCTGCTCGAAGAGGAGAACCGGTAG
- a CDS encoding Trm112 family protein produces the protein MAIDQHLLELLVCPQCKGDIRLNAKGDGLICDACKLVYEIRDDIPIMLIEEAKPLSETAS, from the coding sequence ATGGCCATCGATCAACATTTACTGGAACTCCTGGTTTGCCCGCAGTGCAAGGGGGATATCCGTTTGAATGCCAAAGGGGACGGACTGATTTGCGATGCATGCAAGTTGGTTTACGAAATCAGGGATGATATTCCGATCATGCTTATCGAAGAAGCCAAACCATTGTCCGAAACCGCTTCATGA
- a CDS encoding DUF4416 family protein, translated as MSLPQPPQPAKLIVGLLLKEQSLVPELAEALETEFGAIDMVSPWFTFDYTKYYASEMGQPLHRRMLVFEELMQQHALAQIKLTTNRIENQYARDGKRQVNLDPGYLLYERFVLATGKNYTHRIYIGENIYADLTLIYQQGQYRALSWTYPDYADDQMRRFLLKVRQKYGADLNRNGAGLQLGS; from the coding sequence ATGAGTCTGCCGCAGCCGCCTCAACCGGCCAAACTGATCGTCGGCCTGCTTTTGAAAGAGCAGTCCCTGGTGCCGGAGCTGGCCGAGGCACTAGAGACTGAATTTGGCGCCATAGACATGGTGAGTCCTTGGTTTACTTTCGATTATACCAAATATTATGCATCGGAGATGGGGCAACCCTTGCACCGCCGCATGCTCGTCTTCGAGGAATTGATGCAACAGCATGCGTTGGCCCAAATCAAGCTGACGACCAACCGCATAGAAAACCAGTACGCGCGTGACGGTAAACGACAGGTCAATCTCGATCCCGGGTATCTGCTGTATGAGCGATTCGTCCTGGCTACCGGTAAAAACTACACGCATCGCATATATATAGGTGAAAATATTTATGCCGATCTGACCCTGATCTATCAACAGGGCCAATACCGTGCGTTGTCCTGGACCTATCCGGATTATGCGGATGACCAGATGCGCCGGTTTCTTCTGAAGGTCCGTCAAAAATACGGAGCCGATTTGAACCGCAACGGGGCGGGATTGCAGCTCGGATCATAA
- a CDS encoding YicC/YloC family endoribonuclease, with product MLKSMTAYAGAEKSEGELTANVEMRSYNSRHLDLAVRMPHGYAALEEKVKGKIATALVRGRVEVRIWVKDTSEQACAFEVDSAKARAFHAAVTRLKTELNLAGELSLDRLIDVSGIIQPVEDCTATDAAWPLIEAALSEALASLDQMRLQEGNHIGEDFAQRLELIETHLDAIEKESAGLPALYRDKLTSRIESLTQGVVELDPVRIVQEVAVMADRSDISEEIVRARSHMLQFRALVKGPEPAGRQLNFLLQEFNREFNTMGSKIGQADLAHSIVAVKAEIEKLREQVQNIE from the coding sequence ATGCTCAAAAGCATGACCGCATATGCCGGTGCCGAAAAATCCGAGGGAGAATTGACCGCCAATGTCGAAATGCGTTCCTACAACAGCCGCCATCTGGATCTGGCCGTTCGAATGCCGCACGGCTATGCGGCATTAGAAGAAAAGGTCAAGGGCAAGATTGCCACCGCGTTGGTTCGCGGCCGCGTCGAAGTGCGCATCTGGGTCAAGGATACCTCCGAGCAGGCGTGTGCATTCGAAGTGGACAGCGCAAAAGCCAGGGCCTTTCATGCGGCCGTAACACGCCTGAAAACCGAATTGAATCTGGCCGGAGAGTTGTCGCTGGATCGTCTCATCGATGTCAGCGGGATCATCCAACCGGTGGAAGATTGCACCGCCACCGATGCTGCCTGGCCGCTGATCGAGGCCGCCTTGTCGGAAGCTTTGGCCTCCCTGGATCAGATGCGGCTGCAGGAGGGCAATCACATCGGGGAGGATTTCGCGCAGCGTCTGGAGCTGATTGAAACACACTTGGACGCGATCGAAAAAGAGTCAGCCGGGCTGCCGGCTCTTTATCGTGATAAATTGACATCCCGCATCGAATCCCTGACCCAGGGGGTGGTCGAACTGGATCCGGTTCGCATCGTCCAGGAGGTGGCCGTAATGGCGGACCGCAGTGACATCTCCGAGGAGATCGTCCGGGCGCGCAGTCATATGCTGCAGTTCCGGGCCCTGGTGAAGGGGCCAGAGCCGGCCGGCCGGCAACTCAATTTTCTGTTGCAGGAATTCAATCGGGAATTTAATACCATGGGATCCAAAATCGGACAGGCCGACTTGGCCCATTCCATAGTGGCTGTCAAAGCGGAGATCGAAAAACTGCGCGAACAGGTGCAAAATATCGAATAA
- a CDS encoding DUF370 domain-containing protein — MEKNLLNIGFGNTVVAERVVAIVSPNSSPMKRLKDEARDDHHLIDATHGRRTRSIIIMDSNHIVLSAIQAETISQRYEMLKEAEE; from the coding sequence ATGGAAAAAAACCTGCTCAATATCGGATTCGGCAACACCGTAGTGGCCGAGAGGGTGGTGGCCATCGTTTCACCCAACTCATCACCCATGAAACGGCTCAAGGACGAGGCCCGGGATGACCATCACTTGATCGATGCCACACATGGCCGGCGCACCCGTTCGATCATCATCATGGACAGCAACCATATCGTGCTGTCGGCCATCCAGGCCGAGACCATTTCCCAGCGTTATGAAATGCTCAAAGAGGCCGAAGAGTAA
- the gmk gene encoding guanylate kinase: MHTWTDTDSHARTNRSGKLFIVSAPSGAGKTTLCGMVRRHFKDLAYSISSTTRTPRPGERNGIDYFFVSREVFEDGIAQGRWAEWAEVHGNLYGTSAQWISQALSEGRDILLDIDVQGARRLLTHFPDAVTIFICPPSMADLEQRLRQRGDDDEATIALRLRNAQAEMDQKDMYRHVLVNDDLDQAKSELIALIDSYRSPA, from the coding sequence ATGCACACATGGACCGACACAGATTCCCACGCCCGGACCAACCGCTCAGGAAAACTCTTCATCGTCTCGGCCCCTTCCGGCGCAGGCAAGACGACGTTGTGCGGCATGGTCAGGCGCCATTTTAAAGACCTGGCGTATTCCATATCCTCCACAACGCGCACACCAAGACCAGGCGAGCGTAATGGGATCGACTATTTCTTCGTGAGCCGGGAAGTATTTGAAGATGGGATCGCACAGGGCCGTTGGGCGGAGTGGGCCGAGGTGCACGGCAATCTATACGGCACATCGGCCCAATGGATCTCACAAGCCTTGTCTGAGGGCAGGGATATTCTCCTGGATATTGACGTCCAGGGGGCCCGCCGGCTGCTCACCCATTTCCCGGATGCGGTTACTATCTTCATTTGTCCCCCCTCCATGGCCGACTTGGAACAGCGTTTGAGGCAACGGGGCGATGACGACGAAGCCACCATCGCCCTCCGGCTGCGTAACGCCCAAGCCGAAATGGATCAGAAGGACATGTATCGACACGTCCTGGTCAATGATGATTTGGACCAGGCCAAATCCGAACTCATTGCATTAATTGACAGCTACCGATCCCCAGCTTGA